TACTTTTGAAATTCAATGATCCTTCTCCGCTTATTACCATAAGTGCCGAAGGGATTGAGGCAAAGGTTACTTCTATGAGTAAAGCAGCTGGCCTCATTAGCTGGAAGGACATCACCCAAATAGGTCTGGAAAAAATAGGCGGAGATTTGTTAGTCACACTGGCTCTTTCCAACCCGGAGAAGTATAAAAAGCGTATTCAAAAAAAGTTATCGGCTATGGTGTTAAAAGGCTCCACTGATGAAGTTACCGGTAATTTGATTGTCTTCCTTACAGCGTGCGAACTCGAATGTAATGTACATCAATTACAGGAGGACTTGATCAAATACTGGCAATCTGCTAACTAATGGCTGTTGATTTTTAGTATAAAGAGTTTTCCTTATAACGGGTAGCGTTTTTAAAGAACACAAAACTGTCAGTCATCCGATGAGTTTACTCAATCTGAAACGCTGTGAGGGCAGGTTATAAATTATTTTGCATTCCCCTCTTATCGGATGACTGGCCACTTCGCCAACCCGCACAGTGTTTTTTACTAATAATGGGGACACATAAACCGGAAGCCTCAGGCACTACCTACCCCATAAACAAATCTGCAACCTCTACTTCCAGCGCTTCAGCTATTCTCAGCATTGTGCTTACTTTCATTTCCTGCCTTCCTTTAATGTACTTTCTGAGGTTTTCGACATCCAATCCGGCATCATGGGCAACATCCCTCTGCTTTAAGCCTTTTTCTTTGATTATTGCATCTATCCTCATTCCAAGCTCAACGACTACCTGAGGTATTTTAGACTTTCTAACCCTTTTATCCATGGCCGGAAATTACAAGCAACTGATTGATTTGATATGATTGTTTGCAATCGGTTGTATATAACTGTAATATTGTTAATTTTGATTCAACAAAATATTGATGGCATAAACAGTTATAAATGAAAAACGATAATTATATTAATCAGGCGATCATAGGAGAATTGGAGAGTCTTTTCAGTTTTATTCCCCCGGATAAATTGCAGACAACAATTCAATACATCTTTTTTCAGTTTTTAATAAATGTGGATAAAGAATTGCTTCCGACCAACTTTAATCAAATGGCTGCGGATATACATTATTTAATGGAATTTTTGCAAATAGCTGCTGAAGATATAAAGTCATCTGATGAGTGTCCGAACAAAGATAGCAGTACCCGTTCGATAGTATTATCAAATTAAATAACCTCATCGAATGACTAACCCCACCACGCGACTTTTTTATTAAGCAAGTGAATTACCGGCAGCTCCTTGTCGGGTTACTTTTTTTAAGTCGGGCTTGTGCGGAGGGTATGGTAAGCTTTACTAATCCTTTGAGGCTTAGTAAAGCAGGTTTTAACATCGTGTTGTGATTTTAAGATCCATCCTGATTATGCTATATCTTCGGGAGACATGGCGCGCATCACGCCGTCATCCGATGAGTGTCCGAGAAGATAGTTGTACCCGTTCGATAGTATTATCAAATTAAATGACCTCATCGGATGACTAGACCTACCACGCGACCTTTTATGAAGCAGTGAATTACCGGCAGCTCCTTGTCGGGTTACTGTTTTTTAGTCGGGCTTGTGCGGAGGGTATGGTAGCTTTACTAATCCTTTGAGACTTAGTAAAGTAGGTGTTGACATCGTCTTTTGTGGTTTTAAGATCTAAAGGCTGAAAAATTTCCTGACCAACTATCTGATTAATAAACACTTTAAACGCAACTCTATTGCAAGTAAACTATTAATTATCTATATATGCAACTTTGTTGCATCTATCAGCGACGAATGATCATCATATATCATATATAGACACTAATAATCAGGATTATTGAAATGAAACAAAAATTACTATGCCTTTTTCTGCTTACATTTTTTTTCGGCGAGGCATTCTCCCAAATAAGCATTACAGGTACCGTAGTGGATGCCCGGCAAAATGCTGTGCCCTGGGCGACAGTTAAGTTAAGCGGTAATAATAAAACATCAGGAACAACGACTGATCAATCCGGAGCTTTTGCCATCGAACTGGCCGATACCGGTACCTATGAGGTTGAAGTGCGCTTTATGGGTTATGAAACTTTCAAAAGATCCTATGCATTTACAGAATATCAAGCCTATGATCTGGGAACTATATTACTCAATGAGCTTGCGCAGGAACTTCAAACCGTTGAAATACTCGGAAGGTTACAGCATGATTACAATAGCGATTATTCATTTTCGGCCACAAAAACCGCTATTAAAAATAAGGAGCTCCCACAGTCAGTATCTACAGTTACCAAAGAGCTGATTGCAGACCGGCAGGCTTTTCAGTTGGCCGATGCCGTCAAGATCGTGAGTGGAGTAGCTCCCTCAAGCTACTACAATCAATACAATATCCGGGGTATCAGTCAAAACGAAGAGGGGCAGATCATCAATGGTATGCGTACCCGTCAATATTATTTCCTGCAGCCCATTACCTCTCATATAGAGCGTGCGGAGGTATTGAAAGGGCCTGCCTCCGTTACTTTTTCCACCGTTGATCCGGGCGGGAGTATTAACATGGTTACCAAAAAACCGCTGGCAGAATCGCGCAAGTCCATCAGTCTGGGCGCAGGCAGCTTCAGTACAATACGTGCTGCGTTGGATTTTACCGGGCCTTTGAATGAATCCAAAACTTTGCTTTACAGGATCAATGGTGCTTTGCAAAAAGCAAAATCTTACCGTGACCTGGTTACGAATGATGCCGCGCTGTTTGCACCATCCATTAGCTATATCCCTAATGACAAAACAGCAATCAATGTTGAAATGATTTATAGCAACAGTACAGGGACACTGGATCGTGGACAGCCTATTTTTGGCGCTGTTGCAGGTAAAACCGACTTGAATAGCACGCCTATCAGCTTAAATTTAGGTGCTTCCAATGATTACTTCATCTCGAAGGAGTTCATGATCATGACCAACTTTACCCACAAGTTCAGTGATAAGATCAGTTTCAATACAGCCTATATGAAACAAACCTGGTCGGAAGACTTGCAGGAACACAGGACTACCAATGGTTTTGCCGTGGACATCAATAACCAGCCTGTCACCAGCCTGGCGGCTATGAGGTTTATACAGCGCCAGCAGTTTTGGGACACTGATAACCTGAACTCATACCTGAACTTTGATTTTGATTTCGGCAAGGTTTCTAACCAGTTACTGGTAGGATATGATGTCAGTCGCTGGCATAAAACAAAAGGCGGAGGACAAAACTCTGCGCGTGGTTATCTGCTAAAAGATGGTACGGCTACCTCGTCCTTTGACCCGGCCAATGCAGATGCTTATGAGACTATAACCATAGACGGCCAGGTATTACCCAAACCCAATGTTGATCATTTTGATCTTGCCAATCCGCAATACACCATTAAAAACGTGCAGGATTATGTGATTAACTCACGTATAGCCGTACCCTCTGCGCTTACCACTACGCATGCCATCTATGTGCAGGAACAATTAAAACTGGGCAAACTTTTGGCATTATTCAGCCTGAGAAGGGAATGGTTTAAAGATATTACCAACTACGAAGCCCCCAACGAAAGTGAGTTTACCAATGAAGCATGGCTTCCAAGAGTAGGACTTAGTTACGAAGTTGCACCTCAGGTCAATGTTTATGCTACCTACCTGGAAGGGTATCAGCCGCAGTCAAATACGGTTACGCTTATGCCTAATACAGGAGCCTTTTTCTGGGACCCTAATTCACCGGCTCGTTTCAAGCCACTTATTAGTGATCTGAAAGAAATGGGCGCCAAGGGTGAATTTTTCAATAGGCGAGTTACTATGAGTGTGGCATTTTATGAGATCAATCAGAAAAACATATTGATCAATGCTAACCTTCCCGCTTTTCCTGATTCGCTGGTGCAAAGAGGTGCTGACAGAAGCCGTGGCTTTGAATGGGATTTAGCAGGATATATTTTATCTAACCTGCAGGTTAATGCCTCCTACAGCTATATTGATGCCCGTATCGTAACAGATCAGGATGAAAGCCTTAACGGAAAACGCAAAGAGAACACACCTGTAAACAGTGCCAACATTTGGGCGCGGTACGATTTCCCCCGCTCCACTTTTTTAAAGGACCTGGGAATAGGTGCCGGGCTTCAATACAGCGGAAGCAAGATCCCATGGTTTACCCGCGACTTTACTGTGCCGGCATATACCATCATGGATATGGCGATATATTATAACCCGGCAAAAACGAATATGCAGTTGGCTCTGAATGTCAACAACGTACTGGACAAGACCTATTGGATCGGCGCTCAAAATTACCTGCGCCTGTTTCCAGGCGCACCGCGAAATTTTATGATTACTGCGACTTATAATTTTTAAATACTATGCAAAGAGGATCAGTTTTACTCATCGCAAAGCACTTTTGGCTAAACACTTTCAGAACCAGAGCCATCCTTCCGGTAATAGGCATTATGGTTTTGGTGGTAGCATATGCTGCTTACAGTGGATGGAAAAGTTACTCAACACACAATGATATCCGGATGCACTATCAGCAGGAGGCCCGGAAGAGTTGGGAAGGTAATCCGGATAAACACCCGCACCGAATGGCTCATTATGGTTCATTTGCTTTCAGGCTCAAGCATGCCCTCAGCATGTTTGACTTTGGGCTGGAGAGCTTTACAGGCAATGCCGTATTTCTCGAAGCACACAAGCAAAATACAGTGAACTTCTCCGAAGCGAGT
This region of Fulvivirga ulvae genomic DNA includes:
- a CDS encoding STM3941 family protein, which codes for MILICGGSLIPLSLIFIYSAGVISGEYHTKGMIFSAFFILLFVVYLIRILLKFNDPSPLITISAEGIEAKVTSMSKAAGLISWKDITQIGLEKIGGDLLVTLALSNPEKYKKRIQKKLSAMVLKGSTDEVTGNLIVFLTACELECNVHQLQEDLIKYWQSAN
- a CDS encoding helix-turn-helix domain-containing protein, which produces MDKRVRKSKIPQVVVELGMRIDAIIKEKGLKQRDVAHDAGLDVENLRKYIKGRQEMKVSTMLRIAEALEVEVADLFMG
- a CDS encoding TonB-dependent receptor, which encodes MKQKLLCLFLLTFFFGEAFSQISITGTVVDARQNAVPWATVKLSGNNKTSGTTTDQSGAFAIELADTGTYEVEVRFMGYETFKRSYAFTEYQAYDLGTILLNELAQELQTVEILGRLQHDYNSDYSFSATKTAIKNKELPQSVSTVTKELIADRQAFQLADAVKIVSGVAPSSYYNQYNIRGISQNEEGQIINGMRTRQYYFLQPITSHIERAEVLKGPASVTFSTVDPGGSINMVTKKPLAESRKSISLGAGSFSTIRAALDFTGPLNESKTLLYRINGALQKAKSYRDLVTNDAALFAPSISYIPNDKTAINVEMIYSNSTGTLDRGQPIFGAVAGKTDLNSTPISLNLGASNDYFISKEFMIMTNFTHKFSDKISFNTAYMKQTWSEDLQEHRTTNGFAVDINNQPVTSLAAMRFIQRQQFWDTDNLNSYLNFDFDFGKVSNQLLVGYDVSRWHKTKGGGQNSARGYLLKDGTATSSFDPANADAYETITIDGQVLPKPNVDHFDLANPQYTIKNVQDYVINSRIAVPSALTTTHAIYVQEQLKLGKLLALFSLRREWFKDITNYEAPNESEFTNEAWLPRVGLSYEVAPQVNVYATYLEGYQPQSNTVTLMPNTGAFFWDPNSPARFKPLISDLKEMGAKGEFFNRRVTMSVAFYEINQKNILINANLPAFPDSLVQRGADRSRGFEWDLAGYILSNLQVNASYSYIDARIVTDQDESLNGKRKENTPVNSANIWARYDFPRSTFLKDLGIGAGLQYSGSKIPWFTRDFTVPAYTIMDMAIYYNPAKTNMQLALNVNNVLDKTYWIGAQNYLRLFPGAPRNFMITATYNF